AGTCCTGGGTGCTGAAGACAGTGTCAGCCAGTGCGAAGCCCAGGGTAGAGGGGATGACACCCCGGCCATACTCCACCATCCATGTGTTTGGCCCCCACTCCACAGCCGTTGCTTCACCAGGCCCGTGCACCACCGTCTCCCCTGCGGGGACAGGGAGCAACCACCTGAGGAGCTGGGCCCTGCCCTTCCCTTCCACGGCCACCCCCACACCCTGCCTATAGGCTCTCTAGGGGTAGGGAATGGACAGGCAGCTTCAGGAAAATAAAAGCTTTACCTCACTGGTCTGGTTGGGTAAGGGGCTAAGATGGCCACTCCTGAACTTTCCTCTGTGGCATCACCTGGTTCATGTCCTCTCGTAGGGTAAGTCTTACTTAGCCCCACATCACTGTCTGGGAGCCAAGGAAGTCTGCATTCCCAAGTCTCACTCATGTCAAGCAGAAGTTTAGCTAAACTTGGGCTGGGCCTATTAGATAGGGTAAGATGAATATGAAACTTGCTAGGCTTTCTGAGAAATGTAGCTGTTCAATTACAATGCCTGCCacccttgtttgttttttgctgtgctgtgtagtatgcaggatcttagttcctcgaccagggatctgACCCATgcgcccctgcactgggagtgcagtcgtaaccactggactgccagggaaatcccatgccTGCCACGCTTGTGGCATTCAACCCCAAACTTACTTAGCAGTCCTAATGCTTCATTATACAAAAAAGGGGAGAAACCTGTCTGCTTTGTCTTTGGGGCATGACAACATTTCTGATTACCCAACTGACTCCAGTAACTGCTGGAATACTGGATGATTAAAAATCAGACATGGTTAACAGGAAGTTATATTTCCACTTGGACAGAGGAAAGTCACAGAAACCCTCAACACTGTCTCACCAACCACCTGTGGCTTACCTGGAGGGCAAAGGAACTAGGCGGAGGGCCCCTCAACGCACCCCGTTTTCCATGGCATGGCTCCTTCCCCCAACTACAGGCACCCAAGAATGAAGAGACCCACCTCTCTGACAAAGTCACCCAACCCACCTGGGTAGAAGACCTCACTTTTAGTAGTACCCTCTCTCCACTGGTGGAAGGTGCCAGAGATGATGGTATCCGAGATCTCAGCCCAGTAGCGCCCTGAGGAACAATCAAACGGACACTGAATACCAGGGTATCCGTAGCATCCTATGGCTTGGCCAAACGGCAGAAAGGAGGGCATGGGCCTTTGTacagccccagcctcccagtccgGCCCGCCGCCAGCACTGACCCGAGTGGCCGCTAGAGCCCAGAGCGGTGCCGAACAGCAGCACGTACTCGGACAGGGAGGCGTGCAGAAGGCACATGGCGCCCATCCAGCCTCCCGCGTTCACGAACACCCACTGCAGGTCCTCGTCGGGCAGCACGTGGCCCGGGTGCAGCCGCCGCAGCTCCACGATCAGCCGAGAGAAGGCCAGCTCGTGGTCCAGCCCTGGTGGGGGAAGAGGAACAACAGAGTCAGGGCCAGCACCAGTCCGGAACTGGGAACCGGTGCCCCCGGAACCTGCAGCTCGTCCCGGCCCGCCCCAACCCGTGGTCCTCCACCCGTTCACCCGCCGGCTCACCCGCGTACTGCCGAGCCAGCTGCGCGATCTCTTCGTGCTGGAAGACGAAGCTCTGAGTGCCCAGCCAGAGCCAGAGCACCTGGGCCAGCACAGCCGCGACCGCCAGGAGCAGCGCGGCCCACGCCCACCGCCGGCCCACGGCCCAACACATCCCTGTGGGTGGCCTGGCACAGCGCAGCTCTGGGGGGTGCCGGGGCTGGAGGCTGTGACTCTCACTGCCTCCGAGTCTGCGGCGCGCGGTCCACTACCCGTTCCCCCGCCACCGCCGTGGTACGGCTCGCCCTGGCCAATCGGAACTGCCAGGGCGCCGGGGCACCGCCTCTCGGGTTGAACCATTATCTCTCCGGGAGCGGGGAGCCGGGAGCTCCGAGGGGGCGGGGCGCCGCCGCGCGCGTCAGGCGAGGGGGCGGGGCCAAGCCCTCCGAGCTGCCGGCCTTGGGGCCTCTAGGCGGGGTCTCTCCTAGCGCCGTCCTACTTGCGGTTGGAGGGGAAGGCGGTGAAACACAGAATGGACTGGCCCTCCTGGGCTCATTGACTCGGAAGCTGAGTCTTCCGGGACTTGTGATGGTAAAGGCCCGCCTTTGTTAGCACagaaggtgggaaggaggctcttCACCTTGGGAATGTATGGAAGGCTTTTGGAGGCGGTGACTCTTGAGCAGTGTCTTTAAGAGCGATGGGAAGGGCATTGCAGTGAGCCAGTGAGATCTTCTCCAAGAGCAAAGGCATGGAGAAGAGACACAGCGTGGGGTCTTCCGGGGGCCGATAATTCTTTCTTTATTCAGAAGCACAAAATGTGAGAGGAGGGCCTTGTAAACCAACTGAAGGTTCTCAGCCGCGGGGGAGTGAGTGATAAAGGCAGAGAAGcagaagaaacataaaaaagGCAGCAT
This portion of the Muntiacus reevesi chromosome 10, mMunRee1.1, whole genome shotgun sequence genome encodes:
- the SIGMAR1 gene encoding sigma non-opioid intracellular receptor 1, with the protein product MCWAVGRRWAWAALLLAVAAVLAQVLWLWLGTQSFVFQHEEIAQLARQYAGLDHELAFSRLIVELRRLHPGHVLPDEDLQWVFVNAGGWMGAMCLLHASLSEYVLLFGTALGSSGHSGRYWAEISDTIISGTFHQWREGTTKSEVFYPGETVVHGPGEATAVEWGPNTWMVEYGRGVIPSTLGFALADTVFSTQDFLTLFYTLRAYARGLRLELTTYLFGQDA